From the Quercus lobata isolate SW786 chromosome 6, ValleyOak3.0 Primary Assembly, whole genome shotgun sequence genome, one window contains:
- the LOC115994896 gene encoding AT-rich interactive domain-containing protein 6-like isoform X1, with protein MSDTKENENEERGNEDVVVAVASDNEGRLQSNPNPNAQVDEHESHKAESPYHSVPVEGPAQNGTPPSTEIKAASPVDDNKIIESQSNNPDQPAHDFPPSQVPLSDHQDLVKPEPNTHPNSDVKIEDDDLPQKINSGGHRNNDNKTISTCHLATAEPAVAIAKTEHCQLVPEAKIALYSDTLPTTSTHNEPATPCAQPSDIKSQIFNGIESDDKGNVNNGNSNSKHSCPLDDDHMSQGTESGTEGEQSAFMKELENFFRERSMEFKPPKFYGETLNCLKLWRAVCRLGGYDKVTSCKLWRQVGESFKPPKTCTTVSWTFRGFYEKALLDYERHKALGGELNVPIASHSEPSNIENQASGSGRARRDAAARAMQGWHSQRLLGNGEVSDPIIKDKNSISMQKREKQLKSIGLLKRKKPSYMEHTVKTARTKASKPQLDTPVVDIGAPADWVKINVQKTKDCFEVYALVPGLLREEVRVQSDPAGRLVISGEPEHTDNPWGVTPFKKVVSLPSRIDPHQTSAVVTLHGQLFVRVPFEESE; from the exons ATGAGTGATACCAAGGAGAATGAGAATGAGGAGAGAGGAAATGAAGATGTGGTAGTGGCGGTTGCTTCTGACAATGAAGGGAGGTTGCAGTCCAATCCCAATCCCAATGCACAAGTTGATGAACATGAATCCCACAAGGCTGAGTCTCCTTATCATTCTGTGCCAGTGGAAGGTCCTGCTCAAAATGGGACTCCTCCATCAACTGAGATCAAGGCTGCATCCCCTGTTGATGATAATAAGATTATTGAATCTCAATCCAATAATCCAGACCAACCAGCTCATGATTTTCCTCCCTCCCAAGTCCCTTTAAGTGATCACCAAGATTTAGTCAAGCCTGAACCCAATACTCATCCCAATTCTGATGTCAAGATTGAAGACGATGACTTGCCTCAGAAGATTAATTCAGGCGGTCATCGCAACAATGACAACAAGACTATTTCCACATGCCATCTTGCAACTGCTGAACCAGCTGTTGCAATTGCCAAAACTGAACATTGTCAATTAGTGCCTGAGGCTAAAATTGCTCTCTATTCTGACACCCTACCTACAACTTCAACTCATAATGAACCTGCTACACCATGTGCTCAACCTTCTGatataaaatctcaaattttcaatgGGATAGAATCTGATGATAAGGGGAATGTAAATAATGGGAACTCAAACTCAAAGCACTCGTGTCCTTTGGATGATGACCATATGTCTCAAGGTACTGAATCCGGGACAGAAGGAGAGCAATCTGCTTTCATGAAGGAGCTTGAAAATTTCTTTAGAGAGAGAAGCATGGAATTCAAACCTCCTAAGTTTTATGGGGAGACTCTGAATTGCCTTAA gTTGTGGAGAGCTGTGTGTAGATTGGGTGGCTATGATAAG GTGACTTCTTGTAAGTTGTGGCGGCAAGTGGGAGAGTCTTTCAAACCCCCAAA GACATGTACTACAGTTTCGTGGACATTCCGAGGCTTTTATGAGAAG GCTCTCCTTGATTATGAAAGGCATAAAGCACTTGGTGGTGAGCTTAATGTACCTATTGCTTCTCACTCAGAGCCTTCAAATATTGAAAATCAG GCTTCAGGATCGGGTAGAGCACGCAGGGATGCTGCAGCACGTGCTATGCAGGGTTGGCACTCACAACGCCTTCTTGGAAATGGTGAAGTTAGTGACCCTATTATTAAG GATAAGAATTCTATTTCTATGCAAAAGCGTGAAAAACAGCTTAAGAGCATTG GTTTACTTAAACGTAAGAAACCATCTTATATGGAACATACAGTCAAAACTGCTCGTACAAAAGCATCTAAGCCACA ATTGGACACACCAGTGGTTGATATTGGGGCACCGGCTGATTGGGTGAAGATCAATGTGCAGAAAACT AAAGATTGTTTCGAGGTTTATGCTTTAGTTCCAGGTCTTCTCAGAGAGGAG GTGCGTGTTCAATCAGATCCTGCAGGCCGCCTTGTTATAAGTGGTGAACCTGAGCATACTGATAATCCGTGGGGTGTCACACCCTTCAAAAAG GTTGTCAGCTTACCCTCTAGAATTGACCCACATCAGACATCAGCTGTGGTTACCCTGCACGGACAGTTGTTTGTTCGTGTCCCGTTTGAAGAGTCAGAATAG
- the LOC115994896 gene encoding AT-rich interactive domain-containing protein 6-like isoform X2, producing the protein MSDTKENENEERGNEGRLQSNPNPNAQVDEHESHKAESPYHSVPVEGPAQNGTPPSTEIKAASPVDDNKIIESQSNNPDQPAHDFPPSQVPLSDHQDLVKPEPNTHPNSDVKIEDDDLPQKINSGGHRNNDNKTISTCHLATAEPAVAIAKTEHCQLVPEAKIALYSDTLPTTSTHNEPATPCAQPSDIKSQIFNGIESDDKGNVNNGNSNSKHSCPLDDDHMSQGTESGTEGEQSAFMKELENFFRERSMEFKPPKFYGETLNCLKLWRAVCRLGGYDKVTSCKLWRQVGESFKPPKTCTTVSWTFRGFYEKALLDYERHKALGGELNVPIASHSEPSNIENQASGSGRARRDAAARAMQGWHSQRLLGNGEVSDPIIKDKNSISMQKREKQLKSIGLLKRKKPSYMEHTVKTARTKASKPQLDTPVVDIGAPADWVKINVQKTKDCFEVYALVPGLLREEVRVQSDPAGRLVISGEPEHTDNPWGVTPFKKVVSLPSRIDPHQTSAVVTLHGQLFVRVPFEESE; encoded by the exons ATGAGTGATACCAAGGAGAATGAGAATGAGGAGAGAGGAAATGAAG GGAGGTTGCAGTCCAATCCCAATCCCAATGCACAAGTTGATGAACATGAATCCCACAAGGCTGAGTCTCCTTATCATTCTGTGCCAGTGGAAGGTCCTGCTCAAAATGGGACTCCTCCATCAACTGAGATCAAGGCTGCATCCCCTGTTGATGATAATAAGATTATTGAATCTCAATCCAATAATCCAGACCAACCAGCTCATGATTTTCCTCCCTCCCAAGTCCCTTTAAGTGATCACCAAGATTTAGTCAAGCCTGAACCCAATACTCATCCCAATTCTGATGTCAAGATTGAAGACGATGACTTGCCTCAGAAGATTAATTCAGGCGGTCATCGCAACAATGACAACAAGACTATTTCCACATGCCATCTTGCAACTGCTGAACCAGCTGTTGCAATTGCCAAAACTGAACATTGTCAATTAGTGCCTGAGGCTAAAATTGCTCTCTATTCTGACACCCTACCTACAACTTCAACTCATAATGAACCTGCTACACCATGTGCTCAACCTTCTGatataaaatctcaaattttcaatgGGATAGAATCTGATGATAAGGGGAATGTAAATAATGGGAACTCAAACTCAAAGCACTCGTGTCCTTTGGATGATGACCATATGTCTCAAGGTACTGAATCCGGGACAGAAGGAGAGCAATCTGCTTTCATGAAGGAGCTTGAAAATTTCTTTAGAGAGAGAAGCATGGAATTCAAACCTCCTAAGTTTTATGGGGAGACTCTGAATTGCCTTAA gTTGTGGAGAGCTGTGTGTAGATTGGGTGGCTATGATAAG GTGACTTCTTGTAAGTTGTGGCGGCAAGTGGGAGAGTCTTTCAAACCCCCAAA GACATGTACTACAGTTTCGTGGACATTCCGAGGCTTTTATGAGAAG GCTCTCCTTGATTATGAAAGGCATAAAGCACTTGGTGGTGAGCTTAATGTACCTATTGCTTCTCACTCAGAGCCTTCAAATATTGAAAATCAG GCTTCAGGATCGGGTAGAGCACGCAGGGATGCTGCAGCACGTGCTATGCAGGGTTGGCACTCACAACGCCTTCTTGGAAATGGTGAAGTTAGTGACCCTATTATTAAG GATAAGAATTCTATTTCTATGCAAAAGCGTGAAAAACAGCTTAAGAGCATTG GTTTACTTAAACGTAAGAAACCATCTTATATGGAACATACAGTCAAAACTGCTCGTACAAAAGCATCTAAGCCACA ATTGGACACACCAGTGGTTGATATTGGGGCACCGGCTGATTGGGTGAAGATCAATGTGCAGAAAACT AAAGATTGTTTCGAGGTTTATGCTTTAGTTCCAGGTCTTCTCAGAGAGGAG GTGCGTGTTCAATCAGATCCTGCAGGCCGCCTTGTTATAAGTGGTGAACCTGAGCATACTGATAATCCGTGGGGTGTCACACCCTTCAAAAAG GTTGTCAGCTTACCCTCTAGAATTGACCCACATCAGACATCAGCTGTGGTTACCCTGCACGGACAGTTGTTTGTTCGTGTCCCGTTTGAAGAGTCAGAATAG